From a region of the Campylobacter showae genome:
- a CDS encoding efflux RND transporter permease subunit: MKRIFKFIVDFPKSVIAGVLAATLVFGYFSAKLEVDASTETLLLENDKDLAVFRDVSKRYVSPNYLVIAYTPKNDLLAPSTLKKIENLSRELEKNELVSSVISVLNIPLLQSGTNDLGELVKHVPSLADADINKTLVRREFADSPLYTNNLVSRDLKTTAIVLNLKTDEKYQSILNERNALLNAKLEGNITSEQKQRLSAVNAQFKAHRDEARIKEHAAIEQIRETIAKFGGGESLFLGGANMIADDMVSFVRSDLATYGISVTLLLVFCLWLFFRQIRYIVMPIFICVISVIWASGLFGFFGWEITVISSNYIALQLIITISVVIHLIVSYREFCITKPHLNNRQLVYLTLRDKASPSFFAIFTTVIGFLSLALSDIKPIIMLGIMMSASISISLALAFLLFGSATALMPKLAPVRTFEDKFSFTKHCAAFALNHSRAVYAISIAVLIFGLYGISKLKVENSFISYFKDTTEIHKGMQVIDTKLGGTVPVDILIKFNKPKFEQSAAKNEPKDEFDDEFAASANEDKYWFNQHKIDVAKKVHNYLENKRFVGHASSLNTVVKVVERITQKPADGLMLSILYEQIPQKYKDIILSPYVSIKDNELRFTARTLDSDDALRRDEFLRELRTDIANLIANDNASVQVSGAMVLYNNLLQSLIASQVDSFGFVILSLFIVFCIIFKSIKLAAIAIASNLIPLCAVFGVMGVMGIPLDIMSITIAAISIGIGVDDIIHYIHRLKIELRSKNVAESIKASHASIGYAMYYTSFAIILGFSIMVTSNFIPTIYFGLLTDLVMIMMLLGALVLLPTLIKTFYRVKNSP; encoded by the coding sequence ATGAAGCGGATTTTTAAATTTATCGTCGACTTTCCAAAAAGCGTTATCGCGGGCGTACTAGCCGCGACGCTGGTTTTTGGATATTTTAGCGCCAAGCTCGAGGTGGATGCGTCTACAGAGACGCTGCTACTTGAAAACGATAAAGATCTGGCCGTCTTTAGAGACGTTTCTAAACGCTACGTTAGCCCAAACTACCTAGTTATAGCCTACACGCCAAAAAACGATTTGCTCGCGCCTTCCACGCTTAAAAAGATAGAAAATTTAAGCCGCGAACTAGAAAAAAACGAGCTCGTATCAAGCGTTATTTCGGTACTAAATATCCCGCTGCTTCAAAGCGGAACTAACGATCTTGGCGAGCTAGTTAAGCACGTACCAAGCCTTGCCGATGCCGATATAAACAAAACTCTAGTGCGCCGCGAGTTTGCAGATAGTCCGCTATATACGAACAACCTCGTTAGTCGCGACCTAAAAACTACGGCGATCGTGTTAAATTTAAAGACCGACGAGAAATATCAAAGCATACTAAACGAGCGAAATGCTCTGCTAAACGCCAAACTTGAGGGCAACATCACAAGCGAGCAAAAACAGCGCCTAAGCGCCGTAAATGCGCAGTTTAAAGCTCACCGCGACGAAGCTCGTATAAAAGAACACGCCGCGATCGAGCAGATCCGCGAGACGATAGCGAAATTCGGCGGAGGCGAGAGCCTGTTTTTAGGCGGGGCAAATATGATCGCCGACGATATGGTGAGCTTCGTGCGCTCGGATCTTGCGACCTACGGCATCAGCGTGACTCTGCTTTTGGTCTTTTGTCTTTGGCTGTTTTTTAGGCAGATTCGCTACATCGTTATGCCGATTTTTATCTGCGTGATTAGCGTTATTTGGGCGAGCGGGCTGTTTGGGTTTTTCGGCTGGGAGATTACCGTCATCAGCTCAAACTACATCGCACTTCAGCTCATCATCACGATCTCGGTCGTTATTCACCTGATCGTGAGCTACCGCGAGTTTTGCATCACAAAGCCGCATCTTAACAACCGTCAGCTAGTCTATCTCACGCTGCGCGATAAGGCCAGCCCGTCGTTTTTTGCGATATTTACGACCGTTATCGGCTTTTTGTCACTTGCGCTTTCGGATATCAAGCCTATCATAATGCTTGGAATCATGATGAGCGCGTCGATCTCTATCTCGCTAGCGCTCGCGTTTTTGTTATTTGGGTCTGCGACGGCGCTGATGCCAAAGCTTGCTCCCGTTAGGACGTTTGAGGATAAATTTAGCTTTACCAAGCACTGCGCCGCATTTGCGCTAAATCACAGCCGCGCCGTTTACGCGATTAGCATTGCGGTGCTTATTTTCGGGCTTTACGGTATCTCAAAGCTAAAAGTCGAAAACAGCTTTATAAGCTATTTTAAAGATACGACCGAAATCCACAAAGGCATGCAGGTAATCGATACGAAGCTAGGCGGCACGGTGCCGGTCGATATATTGATCAAATTTAACAAGCCTAAATTTGAGCAAAGCGCGGCTAAAAACGAGCCTAAAGACGAATTTGACGACGAATTCGCCGCTAGCGCGAACGAGGATAAGTATTGGTTTAATCAGCATAAAATCGACGTCGCGAAAAAGGTGCATAACTATCTAGAAAACAAGCGCTTCGTAGGGCACGCCAGCAGCCTAAACACCGTCGTAAAGGTCGTCGAGCGTATCACGCAAAAGCCCGCCGACGGCCTCATGCTCTCGATCCTATACGAACAGATCCCGCAAAAATACAAAGACATCATCCTAAGCCCCTATGTAAGCATAAAAGATAACGAGCTTCGCTTTACGGCGCGAACCCTTGATAGCGACGACGCGCTACGCAGGGACGAGTTTTTGCGCGAGCTTAGAACCGACATCGCAAATTTGATCGCAAACGACAACGCAAGCGTGCAAGTTAGCGGCGCGATGGTGCTTTATAATAACCTCCTTCAAAGCCTCATCGCCTCACAGGTCGATTCTTTCGGTTTTGTCATCTTGTCGCTTTTTATCGTTTTTTGCATTATTTTTAAAAGCATTAAGCTCGCCGCCATCGCTATCGCGTCAAACTTGATCCCGCTTTGCGCGGTGTTTGGCGTCATGGGCGTGATGGGTATCCCGCTTGATATCATGAGCATTACGATAGCAGCTATCAGCATAGGCATCGGCGTGGACGACATCATCCACTACATCCACCGTCTAAAAATCGAGCTTCGCAGCAAAAACGTCGCCGAGTCGATCAAGGCCTCGCACGCAAGTATCGGCTACGCGATGTACTACACCTCGTTTGCGATCATTCTGGGCTTTAGCATAATGGTAACTAGCAACTTTATCCCGACGATATATTTCGGACTTTTGACTGATCTTGTTATGATAATGATGTTGCTGGGGGCGCTGGTGCTGCTGCCGACACTAATCAAAACCTTTTACCGCGTTAAAAATTCCCCATAA
- a CDS encoding BON domain-containing protein has product MKKLFARFFLKNILIFSPIFFLGGCLELFTTVTPLTGINVYDAYQISKDERGIYSITKDKFIKTKIQTKILASSGLSNLNVDVESFYGDVYLIGVVPDDEHKTKLVELAKNTDGVSKIYTYIRFPSDGGECESNLAIMLKLKNSFFKDSIISGTSVRVSVVQCNVVFTGIITDIEQEKHAIWYAKHIDGVRDVYSFLKVLKE; this is encoded by the coding sequence ATGAAAAAGCTATTTGCGCGATTTTTTTTAAAAAACATCCTCATTTTTTCGCCGATTTTTTTCCTCGGCGGTTGTCTTGAGCTCTTTACGACCGTGACGCCGCTAACGGGCATAAACGTCTACGACGCCTACCAGATCAGCAAAGATGAGCGCGGTATCTATTCGATAACGAAAGATAAATTTATAAAAACGAAAATCCAGACTAAAATTTTAGCCTCAAGCGGGCTTAGTAACCTAAACGTGGACGTAGAGAGCTTTTACGGCGACGTGTATCTCATCGGCGTGGTGCCCGATGACGAGCACAAAACTAAACTCGTAGAGCTAGCCAAAAACACCGACGGCGTGAGTAAAATTTACACCTATATTCGCTTTCCTAGCGACGGCGGCGAATGCGAGAGTAACCTCGCCATAATGCTAAAACTAAAAAATAGCTTTTTTAAAGATAGCATAATCAGCGGCACAAGCGTAAGAGTAAGCGTAGTGCAATGCAACGTCGTATTTACGGGTATCATCACCGATATAGAGCAAGAAAAACACGCGATCTGGTATGCCAAGCACATCGACGGCGTGAGAGACGTGTATTCGTTTTTGAAGGTTTTAAAGGAGTAG
- a CDS encoding ABC transporter substrate-binding protein — protein sequence MKFLKIILLAFFSAVSLFAISEEQIKPTMQKATQDAIEVLKNANLSKDEKISKIFAVFDPYFDYEQMSKIALSKRYNNLSAGQKVKFNKAFEERLKSSYVDKLLSYKNQTINFKDVTKPNENRYFLNADLVGEDGKNYGFTYKFYNAKERGWLIYDVEILGVSIIQTYRSQFDSLMENESFENLLSKLNSVQAPQ from the coding sequence ATGAAGTTTTTAAAAATCATTCTGCTTGCGTTTTTTAGCGCGGTTAGCCTCTTTGCGATCAGCGAGGAGCAGATAAAACCTACGATGCAAAAAGCGACGCAAGACGCTATCGAGGTGCTAAAAAACGCAAATTTGAGCAAAGACGAGAAAATAAGCAAAATTTTCGCCGTTTTTGACCCGTATTTCGACTACGAACAGATGTCAAAGATCGCCCTAAGCAAGCGCTACAACAACCTAAGCGCCGGGCAAAAGGTCAAATTTAACAAAGCTTTTGAAGAGAGATTAAAATCAAGCTACGTCGATAAGCTTTTAAGCTACAAAAACCAAACTATAAATTTTAAAGACGTAACCAAACCGAATGAAAATCGCTACTTTCTAAATGCCGATCTGGTCGGCGAGGACGGCAAAAACTACGGCTTTACGTATAAATTTTACAACGCCAAAGAGCGCGGCTGGCTCATCTACGACGTTGAAATTTTAGGCGTTAGTATCATCCAGACCTACCGCAGTCAGTTTGACAGCCTGATGGAAAACGAGAGTTTTGAAAATTTGCTTAGCAAGCTAAACTCCGTCCAAGCTCCGCAATAA